The proteins below come from a single Natranaerofaba carboxydovora genomic window:
- the trxA gene encoding thioredoxin translates to MSEVLEIEDSNFEEEVLNSDKPVLVDFWAPWCGPCKMVSPIIDELASENGDEIKVCKINVDENKETASNYQVMSIPAIFIFKDGEVKEQVVGYLPKEELQEKIDNAVS, encoded by the coding sequence ATGTCAGAAGTATTAGAAATTGAAGACTCAAATTTTGAAGAAGAGGTTTTAAATTCGGACAAACCTGTACTGGTGGATTTTTGGGCTCCCTGGTGTGGACCTTGTAAAATGGTTTCGCCTATAATTGATGAACTTGCCAGTGAGAATGGAGATGAGATTAAGGTCTGTAAAATAAACGTAGACGAAAACAAAGAAACAGCAAGCAATTATCAGGTGATGAGCATACCAGCTATTTTTATCTTTAAAGATGGTGAAGTTAAAGAACAAGTAGTTGGGTATCTACCAAAAGAGGAACTGCAGGAAAAAATAGACAACGCAGTCTCCTAA
- a CDS encoding Ku protein, which yields MKTMWKGALNFGLVNVPVKMHTATEKKSIKFKYLHKDCHAPVEYKRICSACNKEISWDEIIKGYEYEPGRYVEIDEKELENIPDERSKTIEILDFVDLKDIDPVYYDKTYYLSPQETGERAYLLLKKALENNSKVAICKVIIRSKESLACVRVYNDVLTLETMFYPDEVRDVGDITSFQSSVKVHDKELEMANKLIENLTSEFDPGKYKDNYREALLELIRSKVEGKEIKTPKLEQEDKVVDLMEALKESVKMVEEDEDQRTG from the coding sequence ATGAAAACAATGTGGAAAGGTGCTTTGAATTTTGGCCTTGTCAATGTCCCGGTAAAAATGCATACAGCTACCGAGAAAAAGTCCATAAAATTTAAATATCTTCATAAAGACTGTCATGCTCCAGTAGAATATAAACGGATATGTTCGGCATGTAATAAAGAGATATCCTGGGATGAAATTATAAAGGGATATGAGTATGAACCAGGCAGATATGTGGAGATTGATGAAAAAGAGTTAGAGAACATACCTGACGAAAGATCTAAAACTATAGAGATATTAGATTTTGTAGATTTAAAAGATATAGATCCGGTATATTATGACAAAACTTATTATTTGTCCCCGCAAGAGACAGGAGAAAGAGCTTATTTACTGCTAAAAAAAGCTTTAGAAAACAACTCTAAAGTTGCAATTTGTAAAGTAATAATTAGATCAAAAGAGAGTCTTGCATGTGTCAGGGTATACAATGATGTGCTTACCCTTGAAACCATGTTTTATCCTGATGAAGTTAGAGATGTAGGGGATATTACATCTTTTCAGTCAAGTGTTAAGGTTCATGACAAAGAACTTGAAATGGCCAATAAATTAATAGAAAATTTGACTTCTGAATTTGATCCAGGTAAATATAAAGATAACTATCGTGAAGCTTTACTTGAGCTTATCAGAAGCAAAGTAGAAGGTAAAGAAATAAAGACTCCAAAACTAGAACAAGAAGATAAAGTTGTAGATCTTATGGAAGCTTTAAAAGAAAGTGTTAAAATGGTAGAAGAGGATGAGGATCAAAGGACAGGGTGA